A single window of Desulfovibrio sp. G11 DNA harbors:
- the ybgF gene encoding tol-pal system protein YbgF, with translation MRTFRSLCLVTLACAALPLSACVSGGSSSSGSLSLEQQVQQHDVQLRQMQPSQADAWNQIQALRQELNTVKGQMDDLNNAGGARALVDRVNRHDEALRQVERSMALNLNLGEPPSAVPAMASSAPAAPQAPSYGLPTYGQAAAGTVAAGSTGYAASVPEGVQPYGGQAAGASGQVPAQAPDGSTWGQPSPQPQPQVQVPQKDISLALFDAGVNAYNARKYDEAQRSFTDFLKNYKGHNLASEAQFYLAECYFQRNQFADAALSYDKVIKEYPKSSSAPGAYLKQGISFSKLNQSAAAKARLEELIKKYPNSPEAARAKTFLKTNK, from the coding sequence ATGCGCACATTCCGTTCATTGTGCCTTGTAACGCTGGCTTGCGCTGCTCTGCCGCTGAGCGCCTGCGTATCCGGCGGCAGTTCCAGCAGCGGCAGCCTCAGCCTTGAACAGCAGGTGCAGCAGCACGATGTGCAGTTGCGGCAGATGCAGCCCTCGCAGGCCGACGCCTGGAATCAGATACAGGCGCTGCGGCAGGAGCTGAATACCGTCAAGGGCCAGATGGATGACCTCAACAACGCCGGCGGTGCGCGCGCCCTTGTGGACCGTGTGAACCGGCATGACGAAGCCCTGCGCCAGGTTGAGCGCAGCATGGCCCTGAACCTGAACCTTGGCGAGCCGCCGTCCGCGGTGCCCGCCATGGCGTCTTCGGCTCCGGCCGCGCCCCAGGCCCCCAGCTATGGTCTGCCCACTTACGGCCAGGCCGCGGCGGGTACTGTGGCCGCAGGCAGCACCGGCTATGCCGCTTCGGTGCCTGAAGGCGTGCAGCCCTACGGCGGACAGGCCGCCGGCGCGTCCGGTCAGGTGCCGGCTCAGGCTCCGGACGGCAGCACCTGGGGCCAGCCCTCGCCGCAGCCCCAGCCGCAGGTGCAGGTTCCGCAAAAAGACATTTCGCTGGCCCTTTTTGACGCGGGCGTCAATGCCTACAATGCCCGTAAATATGATGAGGCCCAGCGCTCTTTCACCGACTTTCTGAAAAATTACAAAGGCCATAACCTGGCTTCTGAAGCCCAGTTCTACCTTGCGGAATGCTACTTCCAGCGCAACCAGTTCGCGGATGCGGCCCTGTCCTATGACAAGGTGATCAAGGAATACCCCAAGTCTTCCAGTGCGCCGGGCGCGTACCTCAAGCAGGGCATCAGCTTCAGCAAGCTGAACCAGAGCGCGGCGGCCAAGGCGCGCCTGGAGGAACTTATCAAGAAGTACCCCAATTCGCCCGAAGCCGCCCGGGCCAAGACCTTTTTGAAGACCAACAAGTAA
- a CDS encoding nitroreductase family protein: MNVFTVDHDLCRKDGICALVCPVHIIDAEPGNYPVLDKHKAVYCLGCGQCMAFCPTLACTAPGLEREDCRPLSGQDMPTPRQADELAFSRRSVRNFKDKTIPRQELEDLLAAVRFAPTAKNTQNLRWILLESRERVVQLAELVVAWMRELPRIDPALDEAMHAGGLARAWDRGVDVITRTAPQLAVVVAPQWRWGQPDAVIAATYLELLAQARGIGCCWGGYLCMAFEHPAAQDVRDFLGLGEGEMAFAAQMMGYPRFKAHARPPRKNAHITWK; the protein is encoded by the coding sequence ATGAACGTATTTACTGTTGATCATGACCTGTGCCGCAAAGATGGCATCTGCGCCCTTGTCTGTCCTGTACATATTATTGACGCCGAACCGGGTAACTATCCTGTTCTGGACAAGCACAAGGCTGTATACTGTCTCGGCTGCGGCCAGTGCATGGCCTTTTGTCCCACCCTGGCCTGTACGGCTCCCGGCCTTGAGCGCGAAGACTGCCGCCCTCTCAGCGGGCAGGATATGCCCACGCCTCGGCAGGCTGACGAACTTGCTTTTTCGCGCCGGTCTGTGCGCAATTTTAAAGATAAAACCATACCCCGCCAGGAGCTGGAAGACCTGCTTGCGGCGGTTCGTTTTGCCCCCACGGCAAAAAATACGCAGAATCTGCGCTGGATCCTGCTGGAATCGCGTGAGCGGGTTGTGCAGCTGGCTGAACTGGTGGTGGCCTGGATGCGCGAACTGCCCCGCATTGATCCGGCGCTTGATGAGGCCATGCATGCTGGCGGGCTTGCGCGCGCGTGGGACAGGGGGGTGGACGTCATCACCCGCACTGCCCCGCAACTGGCTGTGGTGGTTGCCCCCCAGTGGCGCTGGGGCCAGCCGGATGCCGTTATTGCCGCCACTTATCTGGAACTGTTGGCGCAGGCCCGGGGCATAGGCTGCTGTTGGGGCGGATATTTGTGCATGGCTTTCGAGCATCCCGCCGCGCAGGACGTGCGGGATTTTCTTGGTCTGGGCGAAGGCGAGATGGCTTTTGCCGCGCAGATGATGGGCTATCCGCGCTTCAAGGCCCATGCCAGGCCGCCGCGCAAAAATGCCCATATCACCTGGAAATAG
- a CDS encoding PLDc N-terminal domain-containing protein: MIFHWWHVVLVMIPMIPTLWSIIHIWGHEFSTPQQRALWLVLVVFLPVIGGIIYIFTGRKKALGKVQI, from the coding sequence ATGATCTTTCATTGGTGGCATGTGGTACTGGTCATGATCCCTATGATCCCCACATTGTGGAGTATCATACACATATGGGGGCATGAGTTTTCCACGCCCCAGCAAAGGGCGCTGTGGCTCGTGCTGGTGGTTTTTTTGCCGGTTATCGGCGGCATCATCTATATTTTCACCGGGCGCAAAAAAGCCCTGGGAAAAGTGCAAATTTGA
- a CDS encoding flagellar hook-basal body protein, which produces MQAGMFSGLFAALTTEHRMNFIANNLANANTRGYKRDTVAFKDTMVTYAFDEIREPLMNLKSKPLFPEPLNASRVRLAVSKIDFAQGSMQYSGNPLDMAINGENAFFRVATPTGDFLTRNGAFVLSENGTIMTPQGYPLQAQGGGNIVIPQGTRHIQVSGDGQVIADNDVLGQIALVSVDNPQNLEKMGNNLYRPRENVQVAEGNAYLEGGRIEQGFTEAANVEVVPEMVNMIEVQRQFEAYQKVMQTSDTLDRAATEKVGRRQG; this is translated from the coding sequence ATGCAAGCCGGCATGTTTAGCGGACTTTTTGCCGCACTCACCACAGAACATCGCATGAACTTCATCGCCAATAATTTGGCGAATGCCAATACGCGCGGCTATAAACGCGACACCGTGGCCTTTAAGGACACCATGGTAACCTACGCCTTTGACGAGATTCGCGAACCGCTCATGAATCTCAAGTCCAAGCCGCTTTTTCCCGAACCGCTGAACGCCTCGCGGGTGCGTCTTGCCGTATCCAAGATAGATTTTGCCCAGGGGTCCATGCAGTACTCGGGCAATCCGCTGGACATGGCCATCAACGGTGAAAATGCCTTTTTTCGCGTAGCCACGCCCACCGGAGATTTTCTTACGCGCAACGGGGCCTTCGTGCTGTCGGAAAACGGCACCATAATGACCCCGCAGGGCTATCCCCTGCAGGCTCAGGGCGGCGGCAATATTGTTATTCCGCAGGGTACGCGCCACATCCAGGTAAGCGGCGACGGGCAGGTCATTGCCGATAATGACGTGCTGGGCCAGATCGCGCTGGTTAGCGTGGATAATCCGCAGAATCTCGAAAAAATGGGCAATAACCTTTACCGGCCGCGTGAAAATGTGCAGGTGGCCGAGGGCAACGCCTATCTGGAAGGCGGCCGCATCGAGCAGGGCTTTACCGAAGCCGCCAACGTGGAAGTAGTGCCGGAAATGGTGAACATGATCGAGGTGCAGCGCCAGTTTGAAGCCTATCAGAAGGTCATGCAGACCTCGGATACACTGGACCGCGCCGCCACAGAAAAAGTCGGACGGCGTCAGGGCTAG
- a CDS encoding HypC/HybG/HupF family hydrogenase formation chaperone, which yields MCLAIPARIEELFGEGMARVRVGESQTFLNASVMLLPKEPQIGDYVIVHAGFALHTLTPKEAEESLSALRELAQALEDPPQF from the coding sequence ATGTGTCTTGCCATTCCTGCCCGCATTGAAGAACTGTTCGGCGAAGGCATGGCCCGCGTGCGCGTGGGTGAAAGCCAGACCTTTTTGAACGCTTCGGTAATGCTTTTGCCCAAGGAACCCCAGATCGGGGATTATGTCATCGTGCATGCCGGTTTTGCCCTGCACACCCTGACGCCCAAAGAAGCCGAAGAAAGCCTGTCCGCCCTGCGTGAACTGGCGCAGGCTCTGGAAGACCCGCCGCAGTTCTGA
- the ileS gene encoding isoleucine--tRNA ligase, which produces MSDYKKTLNLPQTAFPMKANLAQREPEAIKKWEAANACAAMVEASGSEGTYILHDGPPYANGHLHMGHALNKILKDIIVKSRNMAGYASWYVPGWDCHGLPIEHKVEQDLKEKKKSLPAHVVRKLCRAYANKWLDVQRKEFKRLGVLGDWDHPYISMDPAYEAVTAGELAKFVAAGGVARAKKPIYWCCSCHTALAEAEVEYNDHTSPSVYVRFALPDEGLKKVFAAADPARAHVVIWTTTPWTLPDNMAVCLHPEFTYALVEAEGSQYILAEELVASCAETFGWSEYTILDRATGERLEGLKAHHPFYDRQSSLVLGLHVTLDAGTGCVHTAPGHGREDYDVALKYGLEIYSPMDDAGRFLPAVEFFAGLNVFEANPKVVEKLEEVGALLQKGKIRHSYPHCWRCKEPVIFRATTQWFISMEKNDLRTRALKAIDEEVRWIPAWGRERIHNMVEFRPDWCISRQRQWGVPILALLCEDCGEAWNDPAWMQEIAARFAKHPTGCDYWYEAELKDVVPEGLACPHCGGNHWKRETDILDVWFDSGTSFAAVLEKRPELGFPADLYLEGSDQHRGWFHSSLLVSEGTRGCAPYRAVLTHGYVVDGDGRKMSKSVGNVIAPQELIEKFGAEIVRLWVSSVEYREDIRLSDEILGRLVDAYRRIRNTCRFIMGNLSDITAHDLLSLDRLQPLDRFALDVAGRVHERVQQAYMDFDFHKVYHTLHNYCVTDLSSVYLDILKDRLYASAPHSDERRSAQTALWHILCLLLRDMAPVLSFTAEEIFSHLPESLRGPETTVFALPPLAAAPYLLDEGTRDDWNVLLAVRGAVTKAIEPMRREGIIGHSLDTRITLFVADELRQRLEGLHTDLRAVCIVSQLHLEALDRAPQAAYRDEEVAGLAIGVEKARGEKCERCWIYSTELGSDASHPALCPRCTAVIKGMES; this is translated from the coding sequence ATGAGTGATTATAAAAAAACGCTGAACTTGCCTCAAACCGCTTTTCCAATGAAGGCCAATCTGGCCCAGCGTGAGCCGGAAGCCATCAAGAAGTGGGAAGCCGCCAATGCCTGTGCCGCCATGGTTGAGGCCTCGGGCAGCGAGGGAACCTACATCCTGCATGACGGCCCGCCCTATGCCAACGGGCATCTGCACATGGGGCACGCGCTGAACAAGATTCTCAAGGATATTATCGTCAAGTCGCGCAACATGGCGGGCTATGCCTCGTGGTATGTTCCCGGCTGGGACTGCCATGGCCTGCCCATCGAACACAAGGTGGAGCAGGACCTCAAGGAAAAAAAGAAAAGCCTGCCCGCCCATGTGGTGCGCAAGCTCTGCCGCGCATATGCCAACAAATGGCTTGATGTGCAGCGCAAGGAATTCAAGCGCTTGGGTGTTCTGGGTGACTGGGATCATCCCTACATCAGCATGGACCCGGCGTATGAGGCCGTCACGGCCGGGGAGCTTGCCAAGTTTGTGGCTGCCGGTGGCGTTGCGCGCGCCAAGAAGCCCATTTACTGGTGCTGCTCCTGCCATACGGCGCTTGCCGAGGCGGAAGTGGAGTATAACGACCACACTTCGCCCTCTGTGTATGTGCGCTTCGCTCTGCCCGATGAAGGCCTGAAAAAGGTCTTTGCCGCCGCTGACCCGGCGCGCGCGCATGTGGTCATCTGGACTACCACGCCGTGGACCCTGCCGGATAATATGGCCGTATGCCTGCACCCCGAGTTTACCTATGCGCTGGTGGAGGCCGAAGGCAGCCAGTACATTCTGGCGGAAGAGCTGGTGGCCTCCTGCGCCGAGACGTTCGGCTGGAGTGAATATACCATTCTTGACCGCGCCACTGGAGAACGCCTTGAAGGACTCAAGGCGCACCATCCCTTTTATGACAGGCAGTCGTCGCTGGTGCTGGGCCTGCATGTGACCCTGGATGCCGGTACGGGCTGCGTACACACTGCACCCGGCCACGGGCGTGAAGACTATGATGTGGCCCTCAAGTACGGGCTGGAAATCTATTCACCGATGGATGACGCCGGGCGCTTTTTGCCTGCCGTGGAATTTTTCGCCGGGCTTAACGTTTTTGAAGCCAACCCCAAGGTTGTTGAAAAGCTTGAAGAAGTGGGCGCATTGCTGCAAAAGGGCAAAATCCGCCACTCCTACCCGCACTGCTGGCGCTGTAAGGAACCGGTCATCTTCCGTGCGACCACCCAGTGGTTTATCAGCATGGAAAAGAACGACCTGCGTACCCGCGCCCTCAAGGCCATTGATGAAGAAGTGCGCTGGATTCCCGCCTGGGGCCGCGAGCGCATCCATAACATGGTTGAGTTCCGCCCGGACTGGTGCATCTCGCGCCAGCGGCAGTGGGGCGTACCCATTCTGGCCCTGCTGTGCGAAGACTGCGGCGAGGCCTGGAACGATCCGGCATGGATGCAGGAAATCGCCGCCCGCTTTGCCAAGCATCCCACGGGCTGCGACTACTGGTACGAAGCCGAACTGAAAGATGTCGTGCCTGAAGGTCTTGCCTGCCCCCACTGTGGCGGCAACCACTGGAAGCGCGAAACAGACATTCTTGATGTCTGGTTTGACTCCGGCACAAGCTTTGCCGCCGTGTTGGAAAAACGCCCTGAGCTGGGCTTTCCCGCCGACCTGTACCTTGAAGGCTCGGACCAGCACCGCGGCTGGTTCCACAGCTCGTTGCTGGTCAGCGAGGGTACACGCGGCTGCGCGCCTTACCGCGCCGTGCTCACTCACGGCTATGTCGTGGACGGCGACGGCCGCAAGATGTCCAAGTCCGTGGGCAATGTCATTGCGCCGCAGGAGCTTATTGAAAAGTTCGGCGCTGAAATCGTGCGCCTGTGGGTGTCTTCGGTGGAATACCGCGAAGACATCCGCCTTTCGGACGAAATTCTCGGCCGCCTGGTGGATGCCTACCGTCGTATCCGCAATACCTGCCGTTTTATCATGGGCAACCTGAGCGATATTACCGCCCACGACCTGCTGTCGCTGGACAGGCTGCAGCCGCTGGACCGCTTTGCCCTGGACGTGGCCGGGCGTGTGCACGAGCGTGTGCAGCAGGCCTATATGGATTTTGACTTCCACAAGGTCTACCACACCCTGCACAACTATTGCGTCACGGACCTTTCTTCCGTGTATCTGGATATTCTTAAAGACCGCCTCTATGCCTCTGCACCGCACAGCGATGAACGTCGCTCCGCCCAGACGGCCCTGTGGCATATCCTGTGCCTTTTGTTGCGTGATATGGCCCCGGTATTGTCCTTTACCGCCGAGGAAATCTTCAGTCACCTGCCGGAGAGCCTGCGCGGGCCGGAAACAACAGTCTTTGCCCTGCCGCCGCTGGCTGCGGCCCCCTACCTGCTGGATGAAGGCACGCGTGATGACTGGAACGTGCTGCTGGCCGTGCGCGGCGCCGTGACAAAGGCCATTGAGCCTATGCGCCGTGAGGGTATTATCGGGCACTCGCTGGATACGCGCATCACCCTTTTTGTGGCGGACGAACTGCGACAGCGCCTGGAAGGCCTGCATACCGACCTGCGCGCCGTGTGCATTGTGTCGCAGCTGCATCTGGAAGCGCTGGACCGCGCCCCGCAGGCAGCCTACCGGGATGAAGAGGTGGCGGGCCTTGCCATCGGCGTTGAAAAGGCCAGAGGCGAAAAATGCGAACGCTGCTGGATTTACAGCACCGAACTCGGCTCCGACGCCTCGCATCCCGCCTTGTGTCCGCGCTGCACAGCGGTTATCAAGGGTATGGAATCCTGA
- a CDS encoding Crp/Fnr family transcriptional regulator, translated as MKFSNINLLDELSRPEFAPLLAAFHERLCPRQSIIFTPRYDDHLSDQEPQKQESFVFIVKSGLVRVYLSCEEREFTIGFLKPGDLFVSHSNALVQAVDDSAILLLDTPTFNRGMISMPEFTMPIVRVLGGMLKSCFSIIDGLALRDVTVRLARLLTDLPREEDGQTPGSLIRLPLSGEKLAQSLGTSRQTISTLLTDFTRLGILHKEQRGLYRILDEERLRELLR; from the coding sequence ATGAAATTCAGCAACATCAATCTTCTGGACGAACTTTCACGGCCGGAATTCGCCCCGTTGCTGGCCGCTTTTCATGAGCGGCTCTGCCCCCGGCAGTCCATTATCTTCACTCCCCGCTATGACGATCATCTCTCTGATCAGGAGCCGCAGAAACAGGAAAGTTTTGTTTTTATCGTCAAGTCCGGCCTTGTCCGCGTTTACCTGTCGTGCGAAGAACGCGAGTTCACCATCGGCTTTCTGAAACCCGGCGATCTTTTTGTCAGCCATTCCAACGCACTGGTGCAGGCCGTGGATGATTCTGCCATCCTTTTGCTGGATACGCCCACCTTTAACAGGGGCATGATATCCATGCCGGAATTCACCATGCCCATTGTGCGCGTTCTGGGCGGCATGCTGAAAAGCTGCTTCAGTATTATTGACGGTCTTGCCCTGCGCGATGTCACCGTGCGGCTGGCGCGCCTGCTCACAGACCTGCCCCGTGAAGAGGACGGGCAAACGCCCGGCAGCCTTATCCGCCTGCCCCTTTCGGGTGAAAAGCTGGCCCAGAGCCTCGGCACATCACGCCAGACCATCTCCACCCTGCTCACAGACTTTACCCGGCTCGGCATTCTGCACAAGGAACAACGCGGCCTGTATCGCATACTGGACGAAGAGCGCCTGCGTGAGCTGCTGCGCTGA
- the flgG gene encoding flagellar basal-body rod protein FlgG — MMRSLWTGATGMVAQQLNIDVISNNLANVNTTGFKKSRAEFEDLMYQTMRMAGSITEGDNRLPVGIQVGMGTRPTAVHKFFTQGDFQNTGNTLDVAIEGDGFFQVDVNGELMYTRAGSFKLNQDGVVVTANGYILQPEFAVPPETKNISISSSGHIAALDAQGQEIAGAEIPLYTFINYAGLDARGRNLFTPTEASGEAVEGIPGTDNVGTLAQGFLEMSNVEVVDEMVNMIVGQRAYEVNSKSIQTSDSMLGIAVQLKRS, encoded by the coding sequence ATGATGCGTTCCCTTTGGACTGGGGCCACCGGTATGGTGGCACAGCAACTCAATATTGACGTTATTTCCAACAACCTTGCCAACGTCAATACCACGGGCTTCAAGAAAAGCCGGGCGGAGTTTGAGGACCTCATGTACCAGACCATGCGCATGGCCGGGTCCATCACCGAGGGCGACAACCGTCTGCCCGTGGGCATACAGGTAGGCATGGGCACACGCCCCACGGCCGTGCATAAATTCTTCACCCAGGGTGACTTTCAGAATACCGGCAATACGCTGGACGTGGCTATTGAAGGCGACGGCTTTTTTCAGGTCGATGTGAACGGCGAACTTATGTACACCCGCGCCGGTTCATTCAAGCTGAATCAGGACGGTGTGGTCGTCACGGCCAACGGCTATATCCTGCAGCCGGAATTTGCCGTACCGCCGGAAACGAAGAACATTTCCATATCGTCTTCCGGCCACATTGCCGCGCTTGACGCCCAGGGGCAGGAAATCGCCGGGGCGGAAATTCCCCTGTATACCTTCATCAACTACGCCGGTCTGGATGCGCGCGGCCGCAACCTGTTCACGCCTACCGAAGCTTCGGGCGAAGCTGTGGAGGGCATCCCCGGAACCGATAACGTCGGTACCCTGGCGCAGGGTTTTCTGGAAATGTCCAACGTGGAAGTGGTGGACGAAATGGTCAACATGATCGTCGGCCAGCGTGCGTATGAGGTGAACTCCAAGTCCATCCAGACGTCGGACTCCATGCTGGGTATTGCTGTACAGCTCAAGCGCAGCTAG
- a CDS encoding protein phosphatase CheZ codes for MSEKKAEPAVYRQLSTDMRQGLKDIYQQISTASDSQPLADSGTDALFHEATDQLDEVLKATESATMSIMEIVERHLDMQEQNAELLALVREGTISSAQIAMLEANNRQMGDDLTSVLTTLSFQDITGQRIKRVVAALNKIENTVVELYLSSGLIMEGAEKDPQKDAAALQDEARQAVEEFRQQRKAENLKGPDKNGVSQSAIDDMLSQLGM; via the coding sequence ATGAGCGAGAAAAAGGCCGAACCCGCCGTGTACAGGCAGTTGAGCACGGATATGCGGCAGGGACTCAAGGATATCTATCAGCAGATATCCACGGCTTCCGACAGTCAGCCGCTGGCCGATTCCGGCACGGATGCGCTCTTTCATGAAGCCACTGACCAGCTTGACGAGGTGCTCAAAGCCACGGAAAGCGCCACCATGTCCATTATGGAGATTGTGGAGCGCCACCTGGACATGCAGGAACAGAATGCCGAATTGCTGGCGCTGGTGCGGGAAGGCACGATATCTTCTGCGCAGATTGCCATGCTTGAGGCCAATAACCGGCAGATGGGCGATGACCTCACCAGCGTACTCACCACGCTGAGTTTTCAGGATATCACCGGTCAGCGGATCAAGCGGGTGGTTGCCGCGCTGAACAAGATTGAAAATACCGTGGTGGAACTGTATCTTTCCTCCGGGCTTATTATGGAAGGCGCGGAAAAGGATCCGCAAAAAGATGCCGCCGCCCTTCAGGATGAAGCCCGGCAGGCGGTGGAAGAGTTTCGTCAGCAGCGCAAGGCTGAAAATCTCAAGGGGCCGGACAAGAACGGTGTATCGCAGAGCGCCATTGACGATATGCTCAGTCAGCTCGGTATGTAG
- the lspA gene encoding signal peptidase II, translating into MRRRYRILGGMALLALVLDQLTKYVVMQTIPEHRSVPVIEGLFDLVNIRNRGAAFGFLNRSDIEWQFWLFLGATVVAVWAILMLVRSSHDEPWLFAGLGLVMGGALGNLVDRIRFRAVVDFLDVYWGDWHWPAFNVADSAIFVGAALACVIMWRKPPENGNEKGSKAGKSSGKRGRAA; encoded by the coding sequence ATGCGCAGGCGTTACCGAATCCTCGGGGGCATGGCCCTGCTGGCGCTGGTGCTTGACCAGCTCACCAAGTATGTTGTCATGCAGACCATACCGGAACACCGCTCGGTGCCGGTTATTGAAGGTCTGTTTGACCTTGTGAACATCCGCAACAGGGGAGCGGCCTTCGGCTTTCTGAACCGTTCGGACATCGAATGGCAGTTCTGGCTGTTCCTCGGGGCTACGGTGGTGGCCGTATGGGCCATACTGATGCTGGTGCGCAGCTCGCATGACGAACCCTGGCTTTTTGCCGGGCTGGGCCTGGTCATGGGCGGTGCTCTGGGCAACCTGGTGGACCGCATCCGCTTTCGGGCGGTGGTGGATTTTCTGGATGTCTACTGGGGCGACTGGCATTGGCCGGCCTTTAACGTGGCGGATTCGGCCATCTTTGTGGGGGCCGCTCTGGCATGCGTCATCATGTGGCGCAAACCGCCCGAAAACGGTAACGAAAAGGGCAGCAAAGCCGGAAAATCCTCCGGCAAAAGAGGGAGGGCCGCATGA